Below is a genomic region from Rhinatrema bivittatum chromosome 8, aRhiBiv1.1, whole genome shotgun sequence.
gaggaaagGTGAGGTTTTGAACCTGTTGGGAGAAAGGGTGAGCCTGGTGAATTGGGGAAGAGAGGCCTGTGGGTTGTTGAGcctggggtgggatggggggatggagagaaagagagagacagctgGGGATGAGTCTTGACTctggagtgggggagagggagatatgGAAGTGGGTATTAAGCCTAGGATGAGcgagaggaagggagagacatGGGGGTGGTATTAAGCCTGGGGTAGGACtgaagaagggagggagagcGTGCTGGTAGGTTAGTGTtagggctggggctggggatgggATAGAGAGCACTGGGAAGTGTGTGTTAATCCTGGGATGGGAAGAGTGGGAGAGCAAGCTGGTGGGGTTTGAGCATAAGGCGAGTGAGAGACAGCTGGAGGTTTAGTCTGGTGGGTAGGAGAGAGAGGTGCAGTGGGGTAGGGTGTTGAGCCTGGGatagaggagagagggaaagtgaGCTGGGTGGGAGAAAGAGTGAGGGAGATTTGGTTTGGAGGGAAAGAACTGGGGAAGAAGGTGCATGAGTacacgagagagagaaagagagagagagatactgtatGTATGGAGGAGAACCGGAGGGACTGAAGCCTGAAGAGAATGGACTGGAccttgtatgttttttttatagtACTCCTGGGTAAAATctacataaaaaaattaaattttccaTCCTTCAATAGTAACTTTTCTTCTGTATATTGCATTTTAAATGACTCAAAGACAGTaattatattgtgttattttgacaaataatgTATGCAGAATTATTTAAATATTGTGCatagaatttttacattttttgcacagaattttacATTGTTTGCCctaaattcccccaggagtaggggCCTCTGCAGGGcgagagagactgggagagagatgaAAGGAGGCAGACAGGGACAATGTGACTGAGTCtcattttctccttcctccaagCCGAGCTCTCTTTGGAGTAGGAGAGTTATCATTTAAGTGAGTTGCACAAGATTAGACCAGAAGTCACGGATATTGGTTGCAGGATTTAACCTGCAGTCTTCAAGAGTCCAATCTCCCCAAGTAAAGTACATTAGCAAAGAGGCACTCTGCCATGTCTGCTGTGAAACACGGGGAACGTGGTTATTGTAACAAGTGGGAACCTTCAAAGCAGGGTTGTGTTCCTCTGGTGCCTACAAAAACACTTTGTAATTGCAAATTGCTTCTAAAATCATTATCCAATCAAGGCCTAATAAAGTGAAAATTATTACATTCTGAAAAAGAAGAACAGCTTCTGCTTTAATGATTAATGAAAAGTACAGAGCTGAGCGACGCTGCTTACTGCCTGACCTCTCTACTTTCTTATGTACCATCACTTAAaactttttaatgatttaaagTGACCTTTCAGTCCAGAAAAAGGCCATGTGACAGAATGCAAACTTCTGAatgattcctctctctctctcgctgagATAATATAAGGTCACCAGATGTGTCCAGGACATCCGTGACAGGCGGAGTCAAGCCTCGCTTTGCCCCCATCACAGCTACAAACTTGTACTTTCTGCCTGTCTTAGAGAAATCAGAACAGAGAGTCCGTGGATGCAATGGCATATAACCAGGACTGGCTCCGTCTGTCCTCCATGACCTGGAGCCATCAAATCACCACAAGAAGGTGCTGATTAGTGACCCCAAATGGACAggataaggtaaaaaaaaagtctattacAGTGGGGCAAGCAGAGAGAAAATTCAAAATAGGATGGCAGAGGGGACTTGGCAATGAGAGGCGCCAGGGACAGAATGAGCCAGCTGCTCCAGATACAGTAAGAATGGCATGGAGCAGAATGAGAATTGTATCATTATAACATCTCTTTCAGTGAGGTTCTCCTCAAGAGCCACTTTCACCTTAAATATGCAGCAGTCCCTTCTGAATTTCCCACTGAAACATATTAGAGGAAGGGAGACGTTTTGGAGGAAGAACACAGAAAAGAAAGTGTCCCATAGGTCGCTCAAGACAGAACTTGTTAAAGAAGCAACTTGCCCTCAAATGGATGTGCGTTTCTCTGCGGGCTCCATCGGGAGGGGATACTGGCTTGGCTGCGTTTAGAGAGTGAGGTTTGCACTCAAGTGCCCAGAATCTTTTCTCTCACATCTCACCGAGCCTGGGCCTCTTGGCCAATGAGCCCCACTGACTTACGggtgaaaaagcaaaaaagcaaaactcttctccttccctgcccttcactccccaccccctaccctctGCCCTTCCTCAAGTAACACTGCAACATTTAATTCTTCTTAGCAGAGGATCATTAGGTCTCATGGGATCTAATTATCTCTCCGGAGAGGAAGCAAAGTAAGCAGAGAGATGCAACGGCATCTGTTAGCCACCGCTGTCAGCTCCACGTATGTTAGGATGCCGATAATAGGGTATATTCAGTAATATGGCAAAGTTAATCACACACTGATTAAAGTTTTACAGGCTGCTTTTGTACCTTCACCTCTCCCACCATTACAAATTAGGATCATCCCAGCAGCAATTTTCCTAATGGGCAAGAAACAGATTCTTCACAGGCTTACCTAgcacaggaagggagagaaaagaaggTGCCATGATAATCCACCAGATCTCGAGATGCCACCCATTCACCATTCTTAACCTGAAATCACAAAAGGACAGAGAGATTTTCAGTTTTCAATCATTTTCTGTATTTCTGTTTGTTTAGCATCAGTACTGTCTCATAAATCATTCTTTGGTGGCACCAAGAAGCAAAGTGACACCCAACCTTCCTAAAAATTAATAATGGAGAGGGCAGAAGCTTGAAATAATGTGAGCATCACTTCCAAAGACGGAGAATTGACATTATTCGAACTTCCTGACAGTGAGGTCAAATTTCACTCACTAGAGATCTTCTTGAAGAAAGCCTGTTGCCTGTGCtccctctgaccaatagaagagctcacCCAGCTGCCTGTCTTATTTGATTGGTGGGTGCCATAGCTCGTTGAGGCCAAAACAACGATAAGTACTGAGCTTTTCTGTGGCCCCGTGTTGAAAAACAACTGTCCCAGGTACCTGTGCTCCCTCCTATGCCCTCTGACCAATAGAATGCCCCAGCTACCTGTGCTCACATTCGTGGCCTTTCCCACAACTTCTGATGTTAACCATTAGAAGAGCTCCCAGCTGCCTGTGCTCCTTTCCATTGCTTGGGCTTAATAGGATAATTCTCTCAACTGTTTGCACTCGCTTCCATGGCTTCTGACCAATAGATGAGATCTCCCAGATGCATGTGCTCCCTACTACAGCCTTTGATCAATAGAAGAATTGTCCCATGTGCCTGTGCTcccgtcataagaacataacaaaagttgccattctgggtcagaccaaaggtccatcaagcccagtatcctgtttccaacagtggctaatccaggtcacaagtacctggcaggatcccaagggatagacagattccaagctgcttatcccaagaataagcagttgatatctgcaactctcccttaataatggttaatggactttttgcctccaggaacttgtccaaacccattttaaacacagctatagaaATAGCTTTTCTCATCTCCTCTAGCaatgcattccagagcttaattatgagtacaaaaaagtattttctcttattagttttaaatgtattacctagtacttcattgtgtgtcccctggtctttgtacttttccaaagagtaaacaactgattaacgtttactcgttccattccactcatcattttatagacgtctatcatatttcccctcagtggAGTCGGGCACTACCATTCACTTCCAGTGAATGGTAGTGCCCTCTAGAGCATGGCACCCCATACGACCACAAAGGCCGCACACTCCAAAAGCCAGCCCTATCCAGAGTCAAGTGCATGTTCTCCATGTCCCACTCAGGGTCTGATGCATtaagtgtgctcagcctagccTAGCGCACTGGTCTATGCGCAGTTGggtgcacgttttggatgcactagaccagcacctgatgcaataaattAGCCCTTCCAGTCTCTGatcaatagaagagctctcctaACTGTTTATGTTCTCTCCTATATGAAGTGGAGTTAGCTTGTCTGGCTCCACGCTAGTAACGGAAGTAAAGTGAGCGGTAAGGGTTAAATGAGGAAAGGAAAAGGTCAACGAAAGGAcataagggaggagggggaagttaGCCAATAGAAGAGGAAGATTTGAATGCTGAGATTGTGattggtggaggggggaggatacAAGGGGTAAACGGCTTCCCGCCTCAGTCTGTGAGGAACGGCTGAGGCAGCGAGCAGAGGCTTTTCTTTGCAGGAGGCAATTTTGAGGCAGATTATAGTAGGTACATACgttgaaaataataaatacttaTTCTTGTTAGTACCTTATAGCATACTTCATCTTGGGATACTCTCTAGTATTCCTGGGTGCATGACTAGTTCTTAGTTCAGGGATTTTTCCctgtatgatttaaaaaaaaaaaaaaaaattaaattacattaaaaaaaaaaaaaataaaatcaacaatagaAATATATTCTGAAGCATACTGTTATATTGTTGGTTTCCCATTTTATTTACCGATAGTTCCGGGgcattgcaccccccccccccccgtctcctgTCGGGGACCATGCCCAAGCGGGCTTCTGTTCGCTGTCGGCCCTCCGTGCAGCCTCCGGGAGCCCGCTCCCTTGCCGGCCTGCCTGCTGCCTCGGCTGAGTCCTCCCGGGCtgcgcgcgcccccccccccccccccgggagcctCTTCCCGCTCttgtccctcctccccctgcGGTTTCAGGGCGGCGCGCTCGCATCCCGACGGGCGGGCTCGAGGCCGCGCTCGCCGATTCCGGCGAGAGCGGCCCCGAGCCTGATGACGTCTCTGCTGACATgccttcggccccgccccccggggCCGACGGGGTTGATGACGTGGCGGAGGTGTCTCTCGATGCCTCCGCCTCTTCTTTTGGGCCGTGGGACACTGAGGTGCCTTCCCTTCCCCTGGGTCGGCATTTCGAGGAGTCGGGGGAGGGCGTTGACGCCTTCCCTGTTCGGTCACCGTCCCCGCGCGCCAGGGGGGCGGGGCTCCTGACTGCCCGTGCTGCTGCCGGCTCGCGGCGCTTCGCAGCTAATTATCCTACTGCAGGCAGGGGTCGGGGGAGAGTCCGGGGAGGCGTGGGAGGGGGACGGGGCGGGACTGCGGGCGGGAGGTGGCCATCTCCGGTCCTCGGGGTTAGCGGCAGCAGTCagaggaggcagggaggagcaggtgACAGGGTGGAGAGGGCTGGAATAGAGAAAGGGGTTTGTTCCACAGGTTTGCCTAGGGCCCAGGCTAGTAAGGGGGGCTATAGTAGGGATGATAAGACGGGTAAGGCGGgctggaggagcaggagtggaTGGGGAGGGCAGCAGGATGATAGCAGGGGAGAAGATGTGCTCTATGGGAGGCAAGGGGCAAGGCTGCAGAGCGATAGTGGAATGGGGGTAGGACAGGATTTCGGGGGGGTGGATGGATTGGGAACAGGACAGGGAGGGGCTCAGGGCGCAGGTCCCTAGCAGTGGTCCGGTGGGCTTAGCGCTGCGCAGGGGTAAAGCGGGCCAGTCTTTTCAGGTCAACATTGGTACTAGGGGAAATAGGGAAGTGCTCGGGCGGGGTGGGATAAGGGCCAGTTCAGAGAGAGGTAGGGAGGTTTTTTGTCTTTCAGAGGCAGAGGACGATGCACGGCCTGGTACATCTCGGCAGGAGGCGTGGAGGGAGCGGGACTTTGAGGACGATGGCGGGGGACGAAGTGCAGGATCGGAAACAGGAGGTCAGGATACAAAGGTTACGCGAGTGTGGGAGGCGGCACAAAGTGCAGGTGAGACATGCAAAAGGAAAAAGTCTAAcaaagggaagacaaagaagaaaaaagtgaaGGTTTCGAACAGTTCGTCAGATAGTGATTCAGACTCATCAGACGGGTCTTCGGAATCTGGTCCGAAGTATCCTGCTGTTTTGGCTGAAGGGCCTTTACAAGGGGCAGGGCAATCTGCGTGGGcaacattggcagagctgtgggaaGGAGTTCCTAGGAAATTGAGGAGACGGATTCGCAGGAGACGGTATGTGAATATCTTTAGGTtattggaagggaggagaggtgtgAAGAAGAGTAGAAAGAAGGATAAGAAGAAACAGAACAAGTTAGGCGGAGTTAAAGTGGCGAAGAATATAGTTAATTGGGTGAGAGGATTCTTGAGGTTAGCAAGCGTCGTGGGCCACTACGATTTGTCACAGTATGGGGCTTTATTGGCGTATGCTGATAGCATACTAGGTGCTTTCCGGGATTACAAAGGTTGGgcgtggctcaactatgatgagaaattCCGGGATAAGATGGCGGGGAATAGGGTTATGTCATGGGAATCGCAGGATATCAATTTGTGGTTAACACAAATGACATATAAAGGTGTGCGGGTGCAGAGGGATGTCAGTGGGGGGAATAGCGGGGTTGGTGATGTTAAGGGGTTTCGAGGTAGTAGTGAGGCAGGGCAGCCCTttcggacgggggggggggggtagctgggAAAGGATTGCAAGGGGTCAGGCCTACGGCGGGAGGGAATGACGTGTGCTGGAGATTTAATAAGGCAGCATGTTTATTCCCAGATTGCAAGTTCAGACACGCGTGTGCTACCTGCGGAGGAGCTCATTCGGCCCTCAAATGCGGACAGAGTAGTGGACAGACAGGAAAAGGCGGAAAAGTTTGATGGTTTAAATGAGTTGGCTATTTCGCCGGTCTCGTTGCCGGCAATGAGTGCATGGTTGGACAAGTATTCGAAGGCTGTAGTGGGGCAATTTTTAAGGGACGGGTTTAAGTTAGGTTTTGTGATCCCATTCGTGGGTTCGAtgcaaggggggaggggtaggaacTCTAGGTCCGCCAGAACATATGGGCGATCGTGCGGGTTAAAATAGGGGCGGAAATAAGGTTAGGGAGGGTGGCGGGGCCGTTTGAGTCGCGGACATACGTTGATATGTATTTATCTCCAGTAGCGGTTATACCGAAGAAGGAGGAGGGTAAGTTCCGGTTTATCTTAAATTTGTCTCACCCTAGAGGCTCCTCGGTGAATGAGCAGATACCAAGGGAATTTTGTTCGGTGCGATACGCCTCGTTCGACGAAGCAGTGAGCTTAGTTCAGTCAGCAGGACAGGGGGCGCTATTAGCGAAAGCGGATATTGAATTTTTCTGGAGTTATTCCCTATTGTAGGGGCGCTTTGTATCTTGGGAAAGTGGTTAGCTAACAGGAAAGTTTTGTTATGGTGTGATAACTTGGGCGTCGTTCAGGTTATTAACAGACTGTCTGCCAAATGTCCCGGAGTATCGGAATTATTGCGGGAGTTAGTTTTCCAATGTTTAACTTTGTATGTCACGATCAGAGCGAGACATGTGCCGGGTGAACAGAATGTAATAGCGGATGCACTATCTCGTTTAAGTGGCAGGACTTCAGAGCTCTAGCGCCGGGAGCAAGGTCCGAAGGGGAGCAGTTCCCAGAGCACCTGTGGAGACTGGGCAGTTGTCAGCATGGTCGTTGATCCGGAAGTCATTGGCGCCTGCTACTTGGAAGGCGTATCTGCGTGGATGTGGAGTGATAAGTCAGTTTTTGGAAGGACAGGGGTGGAGGGGAGGTCAGGTACAGGATACGGGACTGGTGGAATTTGTCTTTTGGGCAAAAACCAGGGGTTATTCGGTGGCTCCAGTGCGTTCATTTTTGgcggggtttttctttttctttttttttttttcagaggttGAGGGGATGGGGGAATCCCGGTGGGAGTTTCTTTTGCAACGGGTGCTAAGAGGGTGGAGGCGGGAAACGGGAAGGGTGCCTGATAGGAGACTTCCCATTCGTTATGCTGATTTGGGAGTGTTGGTTGGTAGTTTGCCGGCGGTTTGTGTCTCCGGTTATGAAGTGCTGTTATTCCAGTCGGCATTGTGTTAGCATTTTTTTGGAGCTATGAGGGTGACTGAGTTGGTCGCGACATCTAAGAGGAGTGATGTTGTAACTGGCTTGTTAGCTGAGAATGTGTGGATCTGTCACGAGTCGGTGACTATTTGCATCCACCGGTCTAAGGTGGACCAGTTAGGAAAAGGGCACGTGATAACGTTAATTCCGGCGGCGGATGATCTGGTGTGCCCTGTCCGGTGTTGCAGCGCTTTGTGGCAGTTCGGCCTAGGACGGGCGGTTTATTGTTGTTACCCCAGGATGGTTCGCCTGTTACGGTTTACCAGTTTGTACAAGTTTTGGAAAAAAGTGTTGCGGTTGGTCGGATGGGATGAACAGCGGTATACTTCACATTCGTTTAGGATTGGGGCGGCGACTTCAGCGGCCGAGCGAGGGCTCACGAGCGGTGCCATACACGCTATAGGGCATTGGAAGTCCAATGCGTTTTTGCGATATGTTCGGAAGGATCAATAAGTGGGGTTtaccacaaaaaataaataaataaataaataaatttaaaaaaatttaaaaaaaaaatatatattttttttttttgagatgaaggCATGTGGTAACTTTGATGTGTTTCTTGCAGAGCGGAGACAGCGTTCTGGGGAGCAGGAATGGGCCTGGGTTGTGGGTCATTCCTTTATTCATTGGGCTCAACATAGAGCTGAAAATAGACCTTATGGAACGCATTTGGAATTGGAAAATCGAAATTGGAAGGCCAGATGGCTCAGTCATCGAGGAATGCGATGCGATGGTCTGCTTCCTTTCTTACAAACCTGTGTGATGGAGATGCGGATGCCGAAAGTGTTGTTAATACATCTGGGAGGCAATGATCTTGGACATGGGACTTGCAAGGACTTGATTACAAACATCAAGAAGGACTTCAGTACACTGTTCAACGTTATGCCGGAAACGACATTGGGGTGGTCTGATATTATTTTGCGGATCAAATTTCTGGGAATGCCGCTATGGCATAAGAGTGTGAAGAAGATGAACAAATTGGGAAGTGGGTTGTGCAGCAAGGGGGGTTTTGGGTGAAACATGAATGGGCATGGGAGGTAATTCCAGGTTTCTTCCGGGCGGATGGTGTGCATTTATCTGATATTGGCATGGATCTTTTTAATAATGACATACAGGAGGGTTTGGAACAAATGATAAGGAATATGGAGGCCGCAGTGGGGGGGGGAACAATGATAAGGGTTAATCATTGTTcctgtggcggtaaacccgagcccataaGGTTTTGAATTTATGTAATGGTTAAAAGTTGGTTGAAAGGGGGGAATCTCGTGTGgtgcgggggggctgctacacgagatTGACactgagcaagaggggggccgatgctcagaggaTTGTATCAATTAagctctaccactggaagaggtggggggcaTTATTGAGATATGAAAATGGGGTTATGTATTGTATGCATTGTTTGGGGGGCTCGGGtatggttaataaactgcggcctttattgtTCCAAACAAAAGATTCATGTCATTTGTGATAGGGAAATGGTGAAAAGGGagaatggggtggggggaaaaggaCATCAAGCGAATCTGATATCTTCCAGTTAATGAAGTGGAGTTAGCTTGTCTGGCTCCACGCTAGTAACGGAAGTAAAGTGAGCGGTAAGGGTTAAATGAGGAAAGGAAAAGGTCAACGAAAGGAcataagggaggagggggaagttaGCCAATAGAAGAGGAAGATTTGAATGCTGAGATTGTGattggtggaggggggaggatacAAGGGGTAAACGGCTTCCCGCCTCAGTCTGTGAGGAACGGCTGAGGGCAGCGAGCAGaggctttccctccctcccacccgatTGAGGGCTGCGTTTTTAGGGTTGTTTGTAGGGGAAATGATGTTGTCGcagtggcggtaaacccgagcccataaGGTTTTGAATTTATGTAATGGTTAAAAGTTGGTTGAAAGGGGGGAATCTCGTGTGgtgcgggggggctgctacacgagatTGACactgagcaagaggggggccgatgctcagaggaTTGTATCAATTAagctctaccactggaagaggtggggggcaTTATTGAGATATGAAAATGGGGTTATGTATTGTATGCATTGTTTGGGGGGCTCGGGtatggttaataaactgcggccttttattGTTCCAAACAAAAGATTCATGTCATTTGTGATAGGGAAATGGTGAAAAGGGagaatggggtggggggaaaaggaCATCAAGCGAATCTGATATCTTCCAGTTATACCTCCAAGCAAGCTCTTCCGGATGCCTGATCTCCCTTCTACTGCTTCTTTTCAACAAGATAACCCTCCCATGGTCTGCATCACTTCAAAGGCCTCTGATCAAGAGAGGAGCTCTCTCTGCTGAACGTGCTCCCTTCCAATTGAAGAGCTCTCCCAGTTGCCTGTGTTCCCTTCCATGGCTTCTGTTCGGTCTGATAACTCTCCCAACTGCCTGCACTCACTTCCACAGCCTCTGGCCAAAAGAAGAACTGAAGGAGCACAATCAACACTTTCCTGTGCTCATGAGCAAAACCCATCAAAATCAGAACCAGAAAGAGCAGGCGAGCTGGGTTGGAACCCGGAGCTCGCCTGCCTTGCATGTCACTCTGTATAGAGTACGTCTGCTCCTCATATGTAGGGAGAGCAAGTGATAGAAAGGGCTATGGTTATCCATCCACGGAAAGTGCCCGAGGCGCTTTGGAATGAGCTCACTTTAGAAGTGTCTGACTGTTATTTTAATGAAATGCCTATATTACAgaatctcgctctctctcccttcctagaCAGCTCGCTGAGTAAGTGCCGGGTCGTACAGCAGCCAAATCCCATTCTGAGGATGGATAGACGGCTCTCCGTGCCTGCGAGGCACTCATTCATTCCCAGCAGGGGAggatccctcccctcccagagcAGGACGTTGGGGGCCTgaccctcccctcctctgcccGAGCCCTCCCGGAGCAGGATGTTGGGGgcctgtccctcccctcccctgcccgaGTCCTCCTGGAGCAGGACGTTGGGGgcctgtccctcccctcccctcctctgcccGAGCCCTCCTGGAGCAGGACGTTGGGGgcctgtccctcccctcccctcctctgcccGAGCCCTCCTGGAGCAGGACGTTGGGGGCCTGACCGTCCCCTCCTCTGCCCGAGCCCTCCCGGAGCAGGACGTTGGGGGCCTGACCGTCCCCTCCTCTGCCCGAGCCCTCCCGGAGCAGGATGTTGGGGgcctgtccctcccctcccctcctctgcccGAGCCCTCCCGGAGCAGGACGTTGGGGgcctgtccctcccctcccctcctctgcccGAGCCCTCCTGGAGCAGGACGTTGGGGGCCTgaccctcccctcctctgcctGAGCCCTCCCGGAGCAGGACGTTGGGGgcctgtccctcccctcccctgcccgaGTCCTCCCGGAGCAGGACGTTGGGGGcctgtccctcccctcctctgcccGAGCCCTCCCGGAGCAGGACGTTGGGGGCCTGACCCTCCCCTTCTCTGTCCAAGTCCTCCCGGAGCAGGACGTTGGGGGcctgaccctcccctcccctccctgagcCCTCCCGGAGCAGGACGTTGGGGGCCTGACGCTCCCCTCCTCTGCCCGAGCCCTCCCGGAGCAGGACATTGGGGGCCTgaccctcccctcctctgcccGAGCCCTCCCGGAGCAGGACGTTGGGGgcctgtccctcccctcccctcctctgcccGAGCCCTCCCGGAGCAGGACGTTGAGGgcctgtccctcccctcccctcctctgcccGAGCCCTCTCGGAGCAGGACATTGAGGGCCTtaccctcccctcctctgcccGAGCCCTCCCGGAGCAGGACGTTGGGGGCCTGTCCTgaccctcccctcctctgcccGAGCCCTCCTGGAGCAGGACGTTGGGGGcctgtccctcccctcctctgcccGAGCCCTCCCGGAGCAGGACGTTGGGGGcctgtccctcccctcctctgcccGAGCCCTCCCGGAGCAGGACGTTGGGGGcctgaccctcccctcccctgcccgaGCCCTCCCGGAGGAGGACGTTGGGGGcctgtccctcccctcctctgcccGAGCCCTCCCGGAGCAGGACATTGGGGGCCTGTCCTgaccctcccctcctctgcccGAGCCCTCCCGGAGCAGGATATTGAGGgccttaccctcccctcccctcctctgcccGAGCCCTCCCGAAGCAGGACGTTGggggccggtccctcccctcccctgcccgaGCCCTCCCGGAGCAGGACGTTGGGGGcctgaccctcccctc
It encodes:
- the LOC115097789 gene encoding uncharacterized protein LOC115097789; this encodes MDWEQDREGLRAQVPSSGPVGLALRRGKAGQSFQVNIGTRGNREVLGRGGIRASSERGREVFCLSEAEDDARPGTSRQEAWRERDFEDDGGGRSAGSETGGQDTKVTRVWEAAQSAERRQRSGEQEWAWVVGHSFIHWAQHRAENRPYGTHLELENRNWKARWLSHRGMRCDGLLPFLQTCVMEMRMPKVLLIHLGGNDLGHGTCKDLITNIKKDFSTLFNVMPETTLGWSDIILRIKFLGMPLWHKSVKKMNKLGSGLCSKGGFG